A region of the Hylaeus volcanicus isolate JK05 chromosome 5, UHH_iyHylVolc1.0_haploid, whole genome shotgun sequence genome:
TCTCATCCCTATGGTCCTTGGCAGACTGTTCGAATCACGTAAGTATTCAAATCAAGACACGATGTACCGTCAATAACGCAACGTTCTCTGTTCCAGTGAAACGAAACCGGTGGACTTGCAGCTACCCCAACACAAGCAACCGCAACTTCCTGTATTCGGGAAAGCGGAGGCGCCTCCCGTGCAAAGAAcgttcaaagaaaaaatactgACTCAAGTAGACACAGGCGACAGCGACGAGGACAGTCGACCAACCACGTtcaagaaacgaaaaattggcAACAAAAACGTACGGAAACGAATAAACGATGACTGATAGCCCAACGGACGCGACTCTTCGTCGCGATTATTCCAATCTATTCAGGAAATGATACGCATGAAACATTACGCTACGTCCATTTTATCAAACGACGTATCGTTCAATCGTTTCTGCCAGTTACATGGTCAATCGACCAGTATAAATGCCCCAAGGATCGTTGCGATCCCTTTTTAATGTAACTATAACGATGAACATACTGTACATCGCACTTAAAATGCGATCACGCATAAATATGTGTGTACATACAAGGTATATAAAGCAACAACACGAATAGAGTTTCTGCTCCATTTCAACTCATTCGAACGTCAAACCACCCGAGTCTTCGCGAATCCACATCCATATTCCATTCAAGATTCTTATCCACTGTGTCAAACTTCTTCAGGTAAGGGCGCATTCTTCTGGATTATGTTACTAGACGTAGCGTATCGGGTCTTGTCGATGGAGCAAGGTAGCCCGTTCAGTCGGTCTAAGATTAACTGACGAGGTTGACCCTTCGTTTCCGGGATAAGCACGAAAACGAACGCGAAAATAGCCACACAGAGGGTACCCAACACAAAGAAGCAACCGTACATGCCTAGCACACTGGCGATGTTCGTGAAGAATTTAACGACGACGAACGCCGTTATCCAGACAACGAACAAACCTAGCGTCATGCACATACTCGCAACGTCTCGAGCGAGTACTTCCGAAGACACCACGTATGGACCCGGACCAACGCCTAGACTGTAGCAGATCATGTAGACGGACAACATCACCACTGGAATCCAATTCAGGGCACTGACATCGATTTCAAGCACCTGCAGGTAGCAGAAGATTCCGAGAGTGTAGTGACAGATACACATTCCCGAGGCAGATGTCAGAAGCAAAATTCTCCTGCCGAGTCGTTCCATCAATGAAGTGGACAAATACGAGCCAAACAGTTGTATGGCGCCTAAGATAATTGCAGATGTGTTCGGCGATAACGAGCTTCCTGATATCTTGAATATTGTCTCTGCGTAGCTTATCTGTggggaaaaaaagagagaggtcgagattaattaatatgatttGCCTTGAAATGGTAACATCGATCAGTTTTATATCCGTAGCGGCATCTAACGTCCTTACACAGAAACTATTTCATAATGAACTTGGAAGTGCCGCCGAGGGCGCTGATTTGTTTCgttaattgatttaaattcGAATTCAGTCGTGATAATCTCCTACCATGGCGAATATTCCGCACAATTGTTGCGCAGCGAACAGACCCAACGTGATAACCAATCCCTTGATTGTTGCTTTGTCACGAAACAAGTCCGAAAATCCGACCGATTTTCCTGAAACGTACAACTCTTTGGCCTCCGCCTGCAGACGCGCCAATTCTCGCTGTACCGTTGGTTCGTGGCTGGCTTTCAACCACCTTAGAGATCTACGAAACACGAAATTGATGAAGTCATAGCTGTCAACTGTAGCTATATAGTTGCAAGTATTTTTCCAGAAACTGTCTCCTTACCTCGCTGCTTCGTAAAGCCGATTATGTTGCACAAGGTACACAGGAGATTCCGGCAGAAAGAATATGAACACGAAATACAACAGCGGTATCGTGAACGCGGTCACCGCGAAGATACGAAACTTGAGCAACGCCCCAAGGATGTATCCTACCATAATGCCACCGTTTAGGAGCAGGACCAACAGACTGCCCAACATGCCCCTTATTTCATCGCTGGAGATCTCCGACACGTAGCGTGGCACAATGTATAAACTAATGGCGCCACCAAAGCCAGCGAGGAAACGGGCGATGAACACGTGCGTGTGATTCGTCGCGAAAATGATCAACAGCCAGTTGATGGCAAAGGGCAGAGTCGCTAAGCAACCGCTTAATTTGCGCCCGCATCTCTCTGCTATCGCAGCAACCCCCAGGCTGACAAAAGCACCCGTCAGACACATAATCCCTGTCAGCCACGACACTTCTTCGTCGGTCATCGGCTCGCCAACCTCCGGGGAATCCTTGTCTTGCAGCAAGGGTACCGACGGAGATTGCCAGCCTATCGTTAGCCCGTACGTCAGACACGGAATGTTCACTGGAACACATTTGCGATGATATTAGTCACGAGAATAATGTCTTCGAATTAGTTGCTAGGTATCCTGACGCTCGAGACACTTACTAACAAGGCAGACGAAAAATTGTCGGTATTTTCCTGGCACACCATCCTTCTCCTCCGCCatgtttcttcttcctctttcgagCACGTTTTAAATCACAAAACGGTGTTCGAAGTCAAAATGATACCGCGATTAATTTCTCCGCGAATAAATCTGTCGATAAGAAATGGACTATTTTCTTAAGTGTTTATCGTTGAAGCGCGAGCGAGTGGGTCAAGAGTAACGGAGCCGTTTCGATCTCTTTGCAGTTAGGAGTTTACACCTGAGATACCGTTCTCGTGACCGATTTCCCCTCTACTGTCGAAGGTTCGACCCTTCGTGCAATTTATACCGATTGGAAAACACCTAGTTACCGAACTCGAACGAATCGAATCTGCAATTCTTATCTTGCAGCCGACTGTCGCAGAAATGCGTCTCGTGTCGTTCTTTGTATGTTCTCGGCAAACAGCATCATCAACGCATGTGTTAGcttttctctgaaaatacAGTGCGTGTCATAAATATACCGACCCCCCAAACATTTGAAGCCTCCGAGCTTTTGAATAGCAAGTTATTTTACAGAAAGCTCCACTTGTATTCCATAGATGTGGATAACGTTTCATGCGATGCGAATAATCATTACGTGAAAGGTTTCAATGAATGattgaatcgaataaaagaaaattttattgcacctcaacattacaaaatttacaagaaaacaatttacaaCATTCACCCTTACAATTACATAAACGCATTTATATGCTATTAATAAGTCCACAATGATAAACTGATAGTCGCAAATAAGATCGTATCAATATAACATCTTGCATAGCTAAATGATTCCGCGAGATGTACTATCATTCTGTTTTACCGACTCCCGGTAGTAGTGCTTAATTTACGACCCCGTAAGCGACAACTGCTTTTTTCTTACGAATTAATGCTTTCAGTTGATTTATATGCCGTCTACACACGTGTAATCATTTTTAGCATACGACAACACGTGCTTGCTTCTGCACACAAATTGCAACGTTATACCATAGTGGATATGTACCAAAGAATTCCATCtaaatagaacaaaataaataaaaaacattttaggGGACTTCGGGAGGCTCTAATTAGGCCCAAGATGTAATAAACCCTCTAATAAACCCTGTGGTGCACAATTACTCACAGGAGGAAAGCACCCAAACCTAGTAGTTCCCAAATAATAGGTCAACATTCAGCAATTCGAACAATTGTTCGACATcttattgttaaaattatcCCGTGTTACCGTTGATTACACAGTTGACTTATGCATATCACACGATGTAAGTACCTATATCACACCAATCCAACTATAGATGTATCCACTATCTATACATTGTCAGAAGTGCAGCGCTACTTGTCAGAACGTATCTCCCACAGCCAGATAACAGCTAAACAGGTATTTAACCTCATAAAAACGTCCTTCAAATTCGATACACATCGTTTAATATAAGACAATAGCATGATTTCTTGATAACTGTTATCAATCTGATGAAACAGATCGACGACGaaactttcctttttttattctcgcCAAAAAGTTTTGCAAAATCCTGGTGCATCCTTTGTCAGCTACTGCCATATTAGGCGTACAGAGTACAGACAAAGACAACGTTAATTTCCCTTCGAATAGGAAGCTTTCCTGAATGATCCTgcaatttctttgtttcatttgAAGTGTTACGCAAACGAATATCAATAAACGACATCGTGCAAtgataaaaatcatatttgCGAGCCTCTGTTTGTTTTTACCTAGATTTCAACCACACCTTCAACGAATccttgcaaatatttatcctTTTCTCCAAATACTACGACTTTAAGATATGATTCCAACAGGTTATGTCACTTTACGAATGTGGAAAATTATATGATACATATCCATTTTAGAAGAATTATCTTATCTGTGATATAgatacaaattcaa
Encoded here:
- the LOC128877444 gene encoding facilitated trehalose transporter Tret1-like, producing MAEEKDGVPGKYRQFFVCLVMNIPCLTYGLTIGWQSPSVPLLQDKDSPEVGEPMTDEEVSWLTGIMCLTGAFVSLGVAAIAERCGRKLSGCLATLPFAINWLLIIFATNHTHVFIARFLAGFGGAISLYIVPRYVSEISSDEIRGMLGSLLVLLLNGGIMVGYILGALLKFRIFAVTAFTIPLLYFVFIFFLPESPVYLVQHNRLYEAARSLRWLKASHEPTVQRELARLQAEAKELYVSGKSVGFSDLFRDKATIKGLVITLGLFAAQQLCGIFAMISYAETIFKISGSSLSPNTSAIILGAIQLFGSYLSTSLMERLGRRILLLTSASGMCICHYTLGIFCYLQVLEIDVSALNWIPVVMLSVYMICYSLGVGPGPYVVSSEVLARDVASMCMTLGLFVVWITAFVVVKFFTNIASVLGMYGCFFVLGTLCVAIFAFVFVLIPETKGQPRQLILDRLNGLPCSIDKTRYATSSNIIQKNAPLPEEV